One region of Thunnus albacares chromosome 8, fThuAlb1.1, whole genome shotgun sequence genomic DNA includes:
- the ctnnb1 gene encoding catenin beta-1 isoform X2, with amino-acid sequence MASQADLMELDMAMEPDRKAAVSHWQQQSYLDSGIHSGATTTAPSLSGKGNPEEDDVDNQVMYEWEQGFNQNFSQEQVQDLDGQYAMTRAQRVRAAMFPETLEEGMQIPSTQYDTANPTNVQRLAEPSQMLKHAVVNLINYQDDAELATRAIPELTKLLNDEDQVVVNKAAVMVHQLSKKEASRHAIMRSPQMVSAIVRTMQNTNDVETARCTAGTLHNLSHHREGLLAIFKSGGIPALVKMLGSPVDSVLFYAITTLHNLLLHQEGAKMAVRLAGGLQKMVALLNKTNVKFLAITTDCLQILAYGNQESKLIILASGGPQALVNIMRTYTYEKLLWTTSRVLKVLSVCSSNKPAIVEAGGMQALGLHLTDPSQRLVQNCLWTLRNLSDAATKQEGMEGLLGTLVQLLGSDDINVVTCAAGILSNLTCNNYKNKMMVCQVGGIEALVRTVLRAGDREDITEPAICALRHLTSRHQDAEMAQNAVRLHYGLPVVVKLLHPPSHWPLIKATVGLIRNLALCPANHAPLREQGAIPRLVQLLVRAHQDTQRRTSMGGTQQQFVEGVRMEEIVEGCTGALHILARDVHNRIVIRGLNTIPLFVQLLYSPIENIQRVAAGVLCELAQDKEAAEAIEAEGATAPLTELLHSRNEGVATYAAAVLFRMSEDKPQDYKKRLSVELTSSLFRTEPMAWNETGELGLDIGAQGEPLGYRQEAVSCDLDEPAS; translated from the exons ATGGCTTCCCAGG CTGATCTGATGGAGCTGGACATGGCCATGGAGCCAGACCGTAAGGCGGCAGTCAGTCACTGGCAGCAACAGTCCTACCTGGATTCAGGCATCCATTCAGGGGCCACCACAACAGCTCCCTCACTGAGTGGGAAAGGCAACCCTGAGGAAGATGATGTTGACAACCAGGTCATGTATGAGTGGGAGCAGGGCTTCAACCAGAATTTCTCCCAGGAACAAGTACAAG ACCTGGATGGTCAGTATGCCATGACACGTGCCCAGCGAGTGCGTGCAGCAATGTTCCCAGAGACCCTTGAGGAAGGCATGCAGATCCCCTCTACACAGTATGACACAGCAAACCCCACCAACGTCCAGAGGCTGGCAGAGCCCTCGCAAATGCTCAAACATGCTGTGGTCAATCTGATCAACTATCAAGATGACGCTGAACTGGCAACCAGAGCCATACCAGAACTCACCAAACTACTCAATGATGAGGACCAG GTTGTAGTAAACAAAGCAGCGGTGATGGTCCACCAGCTTTCAAAGAAAGAAGCTTCGCGTCACGCCATCATGCGCTCCCCTCAGATGGTGTCTGCCATCGTCAGGACCATGCAGAACACAAACGATGTGGAGACAGCTCGCTGCACCGCAGGAACACTGCACAACCTGTCCCATCACAGAGAGGGACTGCTGGCCATCTTTAAGTCTGGAGGAATACCAGCTCTAGTTAAAATGCTCGG TTCACCAGTGGACTCTGTCCTGTTCTATGCCATTACCACCCTCCACAACCTCCTGCTGCACCAGGAAGGAGCCAAGATGGCTGTCCGTTTGGCTGGCGGTCTACAGAAAATGGTGGCTCTGCTCAACAAGACCAATGTTAAGTTCCTGGCCATCACCACCGACTGTCTCCAAATTCTGGCCTATGGAAACCAGGAAAGCAAG TTGATCATTCTGGCCAGCGGTGGCCCCCAGGCGTTGGTCAACATCATGAGGACTTACACCTACGAGAAGCTGCTGTGGACCACGAGCCGAGTGCTCAAAGTACTGTCAGTTTGCTCCAGTAACAAGCCTGCCATTGTAGAAGCCG GAGGCATGCAGGCTCTGGGACTCCACCTGACAGACCCCAGCCAGAGACTGGTCCAGAACTGTCTCTGGACTCTCAGGAACTTATCAGATGCTGCCACCAAACAG GAGGGGATGGAGGGTCTGCTAGGAACTCTGGTTCAACTTCTCGGCAGTGACGACATTAATGTGGTGACCTGTGCTGCCGGCATCCTGTCCAACCTGACCTGCAACAACTACAAGAACAAGATGATGGTCTGCCAG gtTGGAGGTATTGAGGCGTTGGTTCGCACAGTGCTGCGGGCTGGAGACAGAGAAGACATCACAGAACCTGCTATCTGTGCACTGCGTCACCTCACATCTCGACACCAGGACGCTGAGATGGCACAGAATGCAGTCAGACTGCACTACGGCCTGCCGGTGGTGGTCAAATTACTGCATCCGCCGTCACACTGGCCACTTATTAAG GCTACAGTCGGTCTGATCCGTAACCTGGCGCTGTGCCCTGCCAACCACGCCCCTCTGAGGGAGCAGGGAGCCATCCCCAGACTGGTTCAGCTGCTGGTCAGAGCACACCAAGACACACAGAGACGCACCAGCATGGGAggcacacagcagcagtttgtg GAGGGAGTTCGCATGGAGGAGATTGTGGAGGGCTGCACAGGAGCACTTCACATCCTGGCCAGAGACGTCCACAACAGAATAGTCATCAGAGGACTAAACACCATTCCACTCTTTGtacag ctgttGTATTCTCCCATCGAGAACATCCAGCGTGTAGCAGCAGGCGTCCTGTGTGAGTTGGCCCAGGATAAAGAAGCTGCTGAGGCCATCGAGGCTGAGGGAGCCACCGCCCCGCTCACAGAGCTATTGCACAGCCGCAATGAAGGAGTTG CCACCTACGCTGCAGCAGTTTTGTTCCGTATGTCCGAGGACAAACCCCAAGACTACAAGAAACGCCTCTCTGTAGAACTCACCAGCTCGCTCTTCAGGACAGAACCAATGGCCTGGAACGAG actggagagcTGGGTTTGGACATCGGAGCTCAGGGAGAACCTCTCGGCTACAGACAGGAAG
- the ctnnb1 gene encoding catenin beta-1 isoform X1: MASQADLMELDMAMEPDRKAAVSHWQQQSYLDSGIHSGATTTAPSLSGKGNPEEDDVDNQVMYEWEQGFNQNFSQEQVQDLDGQYAMTRAQRVRAAMFPETLEEGMQIPSTQYDTANPTNVQRLAEPSQMLKHAVVNLINYQDDAELATRAIPELTKLLNDEDQVVVNKAAVMVHQLSKKEASRHAIMRSPQMVSAIVRTMQNTNDVETARCTAGTLHNLSHHREGLLAIFKSGGIPALVKMLGSPVDSVLFYAITTLHNLLLHQEGAKMAVRLAGGLQKMVALLNKTNVKFLAITTDCLQILAYGNQESKLIILASGGPQALVNIMRTYTYEKLLWTTSRVLKVLSVCSSNKPAIVEAGGMQALGLHLTDPSQRLVQNCLWTLRNLSDAATKQEGMEGLLGTLVQLLGSDDINVVTCAAGILSNLTCNNYKNKMMVCQVGGIEALVRTVLRAGDREDITEPAICALRHLTSRHQDAEMAQNAVRLHYGLPVVVKLLHPPSHWPLIKATVGLIRNLALCPANHAPLREQGAIPRLVQLLVRAHQDTQRRTSMGGTQQQFVEGVRMEEIVEGCTGALHILARDVHNRIVIRGLNTIPLFVQLLYSPIENIQRVAAGVLCELAQDKEAAEAIEAEGATAPLTELLHSRNEGVATYAAAVLFRMSEDKPQDYKKRLSVELTSSLFRTEPMAWNETGELGLDIGAQGEPLGYRQEDPSYRSFHSGGYGGDSMGMEPMMDHDLGGGHHPGQDYPPVEGLPDLGHAQELIEGLPPGDSNQLAWFDTDL; the protein is encoded by the exons ATGGCTTCCCAGG CTGATCTGATGGAGCTGGACATGGCCATGGAGCCAGACCGTAAGGCGGCAGTCAGTCACTGGCAGCAACAGTCCTACCTGGATTCAGGCATCCATTCAGGGGCCACCACAACAGCTCCCTCACTGAGTGGGAAAGGCAACCCTGAGGAAGATGATGTTGACAACCAGGTCATGTATGAGTGGGAGCAGGGCTTCAACCAGAATTTCTCCCAGGAACAAGTACAAG ACCTGGATGGTCAGTATGCCATGACACGTGCCCAGCGAGTGCGTGCAGCAATGTTCCCAGAGACCCTTGAGGAAGGCATGCAGATCCCCTCTACACAGTATGACACAGCAAACCCCACCAACGTCCAGAGGCTGGCAGAGCCCTCGCAAATGCTCAAACATGCTGTGGTCAATCTGATCAACTATCAAGATGACGCTGAACTGGCAACCAGAGCCATACCAGAACTCACCAAACTACTCAATGATGAGGACCAG GTTGTAGTAAACAAAGCAGCGGTGATGGTCCACCAGCTTTCAAAGAAAGAAGCTTCGCGTCACGCCATCATGCGCTCCCCTCAGATGGTGTCTGCCATCGTCAGGACCATGCAGAACACAAACGATGTGGAGACAGCTCGCTGCACCGCAGGAACACTGCACAACCTGTCCCATCACAGAGAGGGACTGCTGGCCATCTTTAAGTCTGGAGGAATACCAGCTCTAGTTAAAATGCTCGG TTCACCAGTGGACTCTGTCCTGTTCTATGCCATTACCACCCTCCACAACCTCCTGCTGCACCAGGAAGGAGCCAAGATGGCTGTCCGTTTGGCTGGCGGTCTACAGAAAATGGTGGCTCTGCTCAACAAGACCAATGTTAAGTTCCTGGCCATCACCACCGACTGTCTCCAAATTCTGGCCTATGGAAACCAGGAAAGCAAG TTGATCATTCTGGCCAGCGGTGGCCCCCAGGCGTTGGTCAACATCATGAGGACTTACACCTACGAGAAGCTGCTGTGGACCACGAGCCGAGTGCTCAAAGTACTGTCAGTTTGCTCCAGTAACAAGCCTGCCATTGTAGAAGCCG GAGGCATGCAGGCTCTGGGACTCCACCTGACAGACCCCAGCCAGAGACTGGTCCAGAACTGTCTCTGGACTCTCAGGAACTTATCAGATGCTGCCACCAAACAG GAGGGGATGGAGGGTCTGCTAGGAACTCTGGTTCAACTTCTCGGCAGTGACGACATTAATGTGGTGACCTGTGCTGCCGGCATCCTGTCCAACCTGACCTGCAACAACTACAAGAACAAGATGATGGTCTGCCAG gtTGGAGGTATTGAGGCGTTGGTTCGCACAGTGCTGCGGGCTGGAGACAGAGAAGACATCACAGAACCTGCTATCTGTGCACTGCGTCACCTCACATCTCGACACCAGGACGCTGAGATGGCACAGAATGCAGTCAGACTGCACTACGGCCTGCCGGTGGTGGTCAAATTACTGCATCCGCCGTCACACTGGCCACTTATTAAG GCTACAGTCGGTCTGATCCGTAACCTGGCGCTGTGCCCTGCCAACCACGCCCCTCTGAGGGAGCAGGGAGCCATCCCCAGACTGGTTCAGCTGCTGGTCAGAGCACACCAAGACACACAGAGACGCACCAGCATGGGAggcacacagcagcagtttgtg GAGGGAGTTCGCATGGAGGAGATTGTGGAGGGCTGCACAGGAGCACTTCACATCCTGGCCAGAGACGTCCACAACAGAATAGTCATCAGAGGACTAAACACCATTCCACTCTTTGtacag ctgttGTATTCTCCCATCGAGAACATCCAGCGTGTAGCAGCAGGCGTCCTGTGTGAGTTGGCCCAGGATAAAGAAGCTGCTGAGGCCATCGAGGCTGAGGGAGCCACCGCCCCGCTCACAGAGCTATTGCACAGCCGCAATGAAGGAGTTG CCACCTACGCTGCAGCAGTTTTGTTCCGTATGTCCGAGGACAAACCCCAAGACTACAAGAAACGCCTCTCTGTAGAACTCACCAGCTCGCTCTTCAGGACAGAACCAATGGCCTGGAACGAG actggagagcTGGGTTTGGACATCGGAGCTCAGGGAGAACCTCTCGGCTACAGACAGGAAG